The Lentzea guizhouensis genome contains a region encoding:
- a CDS encoding PEP/pyruvate-binding domain-containing protein: MSTAVRYVRTRFPPQTHGLAAVLTYGTVVVLCAAGTRLAPVPVLLGGLTFVLLFFFLRLVDDVDDGDAPGLRGGLVVVACAVVLLNLHDLPALAVAGGACAAALIAPLLPRRGVTHPVVLFVVYEVAPLLVLGYGAVTTGASPTVAVGAAVLLWSAYEYWKFTRKLDVADYRPFGLGPRGRLVAAVVLSAVAVVAAVVLAVAAAPWGFRWRSRCSPRSGGRAEVAAGGAARSAVVVGDDVRAGRRPGRPGLVRGVGSAGVAVVTREPDLAGAKARGLAELADAGFAVPPWRVIGADVLRRHLTSTGLAERIEVALLDLTPDTAEAVSEAVSGAILETPLGPDVLAGIEAAAQAVGGPVAVRSSGLDEDGPRFSFAGQFDTFLNIGEADVADHVRKCWAGAYSARALAYRLAHGLPAGGAGMAVIIQRLVRAEKSGVLFTANPMSGERSERVVSAVFGLGEGLVGGAVDADTVVLDAAGQVLQVTVGEKRERYDPDASGGCRVTETAAAARDSLAVTDGELRALCELAARIEQARGGPQDVEWAIAGGTLWVVQTRPITAGLDDRGELHVWDNSNIIESFRGMTSPLTYSFARRVYQRVYEEYCRELKVPDAQLAQAQEWLPALLGYFHGRVYYNLLNWYRLVRLAPLYRLGRRSLELTLGVEESLDPELADGLHPFTFGSRAEQVVRTVRSRLRFASRFALVERTGERFIADFYRTYEEFGATDYDSLTADQVYRRYQALERTLVARWGRVAVLDAVIGLSFGTLQLLNRRWLPDAPLWFTWAVAGPANSVESAGPAHRIAELAEQVRSDDDLRRLVTETPAAQTRKALLEAGHIDFVSGVDDYVARYGDRSLDELKLEAPSLRDDPSTFFPMLRAAVASVESMTGRADVDAVLDSLSPARRRVYERVRGKVRRALELRERIRFCRTRAFGTAKVMIRAIGRRFTELGLIDEPEDVFWLYLEEIGGCFDASAADTDLRALVRSRKAVAESDALLTAPLHHPRCGRDAGEPGGVGPCRSRGRPPGPS; this comes from the coding sequence ATGAGCACCGCCGTGCGGTACGTGCGGACGCGGTTCCCACCGCAGACGCACGGGCTCGCCGCGGTGCTGACCTACGGCACGGTCGTGGTGCTGTGCGCGGCGGGGACGCGGCTCGCCCCGGTGCCGGTGCTGCTGGGCGGGCTGACGTTCGTGCTGCTGTTCTTCTTCCTGCGGCTCGTCGACGACGTGGACGACGGCGACGCGCCAGGACTGCGCGGCGGGCTGGTCGTGGTCGCCTGCGCGGTGGTTCTGCTGAACCTGCACGACCTCCCGGCCCTCGCCGTTGCCGGCGGGGCGTGCGCCGCCGCCCTCATCGCCCCGCTCCTGCCCCGTCGCGGTGTCACGCACCCGGTGGTGCTCTTCGTGGTGTACGAAGTGGCCCCGCTGCTGGTGCTGGGCTACGGCGCCGTGACGACGGGAGCGTCCCCGACGGTGGCCGTGGGGGCGGCGGTGCTGCTCTGGAGTGCCTACGAGTACTGGAAGTTCACCAGGAAGCTCGACGTGGCGGACTACCGGCCGTTCGGGCTGGGACCGCGTGGGCGACTCGTCGCCGCGGTGGTCCTGTCCGCGGTGGCGGTCGTGGCGGCGGTGGTGCTGGCGGTCGCCGCGGCGCCGTGGGGGTTCCGGTGGCGGTCGCGGTGCTCGCCGCGGTCTGGCGGCCGCGCGGAGGTGGCGGCGGGCGGGGCGGCGCGGTCCGCGGTGGTGGTCGGGGATGACGTTCGTGCTGGCCGTCGACCTGGCCGTCCTGGTCTCGTACGCGGCGTGGGGAGTGCGGGGGTGGCTGTCGTGACGCGGGAACCCGATCTGGCCGGTGCCAAGGCGCGGGGCCTGGCGGAGTTGGCCGACGCCGGGTTCGCGGTGCCGCCGTGGCGGGTGATCGGCGCGGACGTCCTGCGCCGCCACCTGACCTCGACCGGCCTCGCCGAACGGATCGAGGTCGCCCTGCTGGACCTCACCCCGGACACCGCGGAGGCCGTCTCCGAGGCGGTGTCCGGCGCGATCCTCGAGACACCGCTGGGACCTGACGTGCTGGCCGGGATCGAGGCCGCGGCGCAGGCCGTCGGCGGCCCCGTCGCGGTCCGGTCGTCCGGGCTGGACGAGGACGGGCCGCGGTTCTCCTTCGCCGGCCAGTTCGACACGTTCCTCAACATCGGTGAGGCCGACGTGGCCGACCACGTCCGGAAGTGCTGGGCGGGTGCGTACTCGGCGCGCGCCCTGGCCTACCGGCTGGCGCACGGGCTCCCCGCGGGCGGAGCGGGCATGGCGGTGATCATCCAGCGGCTGGTGCGCGCGGAGAAGAGCGGGGTGCTGTTCACCGCCAACCCGATGTCGGGCGAGCGGTCCGAACGCGTGGTGAGCGCGGTGTTCGGGCTGGGCGAGGGCCTGGTCGGCGGCGCGGTGGACGCCGACACCGTCGTGCTCGACGCGGCGGGCCAGGTCCTGCAGGTCACCGTCGGGGAGAAGCGTGAACGCTACGACCCGGACGCGTCGGGCGGCTGTCGTGTCACGGAGACCGCCGCCGCGGCACGGGACTCGCTCGCCGTGACCGACGGCGAGCTGCGGGCGCTCTGCGAGCTGGCCGCGCGGATCGAACAGGCGCGCGGCGGACCGCAGGACGTCGAGTGGGCGATCGCCGGCGGCACCCTGTGGGTGGTGCAGACCCGGCCCATCACGGCCGGTCTCGACGACCGGGGTGAGCTGCACGTCTGGGACAACTCCAACATCATCGAGAGCTTCCGCGGCATGACCTCGCCGCTGACGTACAGCTTCGCGCGCCGGGTGTACCAACGGGTCTACGAGGAGTACTGCCGCGAGCTGAAGGTCCCCGACGCGCAGCTGGCCCAGGCGCAGGAGTGGCTGCCCGCGCTGCTCGGCTACTTCCACGGCCGCGTCTACTACAACCTGCTGAACTGGTACCGGCTGGTGCGGCTCGCCCCGCTGTACCGGCTGGGCCGCCGGAGCCTGGAGCTGACGCTCGGCGTCGAGGAGTCGCTCGATCCCGAGCTGGCGGACGGGTTGCACCCGTTCACGTTCGGCTCGCGGGCGGAGCAGGTCGTCCGGACGGTGCGGTCGCGGCTGCGGTTCGCGAGCCGGTTCGCGTTGGTCGAACGCACCGGTGAGCGGTTCATCGCGGACTTCTACCGCACCTACGAGGAGTTCGGCGCGACCGACTACGACTCGTTGACCGCCGACCAGGTCTACCGGCGCTACCAGGCGCTCGAACGCACGCTCGTCGCGCGGTGGGGCCGGGTCGCGGTGCTCGACGCCGTGATCGGGTTGTCGTTCGGGACGCTGCAGCTGCTCAACCGGAGGTGGCTGCCGGACGCGCCGCTCTGGTTCACCTGGGCGGTGGCGGGACCGGCGAACTCGGTCGAGTCGGCAGGACCCGCGCACCGCATCGCCGAGCTGGCGGAACAGGTGCGGTCCGACGACGACCTGCGGAGGCTGGTCACCGAGACCCCGGCGGCCCAGACGCGGAAGGCGTTGCTGGAGGCCGGGCACATCGACTTCGTGTCCGGTGTGGACGATTATGTGGCGCGGTACGGCGACCGGAGCCTGGACGAGCTGAAGCTGGAGGCGCCGAGCCTGCGCGACGACCCGTCGACGTTCTTCCCCATGCTGCGGGCGGCCGTGGCGTCGGTCGAGAGCATGACCGGACGCGCGGACGTCGACGCCGTGCTCGACTCGCTCAGCCCGGCCAGGCGGCGGGTGTACGAACGGGTGCGCGGCAAGGTCCGCCGGGCGCTGGAGCTGCGCGAGCGGATCCGGTTCTGCCGGACACGCGCGTTCGGGACGGCCAAGGTGATGATCCGCGCGATCGGCCGGCGGTTCACCGAGCTGGGGTTGATCGACGAACCCGAGGACGTCTTCTGGCTCTACCTGGAGGAGATCGGCGGCTGCTTCGACGCCTCCGCCGCGGACACCGACCTGCGGGCGCTGGTGAGGTCGCGCAAGGCGGTCGCCGAGTCCGACGCCCTGCTGACCGCGCCGCTTCACCACCCGCGGTGCGGTCGGGACGCGGGCGAACCGGGTGGCGTGGGCCCGTGCCGTTCCCGGGGACGCCCGCCGGGGCCGAGCTGA
- a CDS encoding PEP-utilizing enzyme codes for MPAGPGRVQGRARVVDLPSEADGDVLVTYRTDPGWVAWLPSASGLLVERGSPLTHVAIVARELGVPTVVQVPGLTHRVRDGMRLDVDGSTGVIRVLAAPEES; via the coding sequence GTGCCCGCCGGTCCCGGCCGGGTGCAGGGACGCGCGCGGGTGGTCGACCTGCCGTCCGAGGCGGACGGGGACGTCCTCGTCACCTACCGCACCGACCCCGGCTGGGTGGCGTGGCTGCCGTCCGCGTCCGGGCTGCTGGTCGAACGGGGGAGCCCGCTGACGCACGTCGCCATCGTCGCCCGCGAGCTCGGTGTGCCGACCGTGGTGCAGGTGCCGGGGCTGACGCACCGGGTGCGCGACGGGATGCGGCTCGACGTCGACGGTTCCACCGGGGTGATCCGCGTGCTCGCCGCGCCGGAGGAGTCGTGA